ATGGCGACGCGTTTTATTCCATTTATTTTTGTCATCTTGTGGAGCTCCGGGTTTATCGGTGCCCGGTATGGCTTACCGTATGCGGAGCCGGCCACTTTTCTTGAGCTGAGAATGCTGGCCAACATCGCGATGTTCCTGATCCTGGCTGCGGTGTTAAGGGCCCGGTTACCGACCGGTAAAGCGCTGGGTCATTCGATGGTCGCTGGCTTGTTGATCCACGGTTTTTACCTGGGCGGGACGTATCAGGCCATTTCATTGGGGATGCCCGCTGGGTTGTGTTCGCTGTTGGTCGGGCTGCAGCCCATTATCACCGCTGTCCTGATGGTCGGTATCTATAAAACGCAGATGAGGCTGATGCAGTGGCTCGGGCTAGCATTGGGTTTTATCGGCATCAGCCTGGTCCTGCAAGGGAATATGGTGTGGCAACAGGAAGGGCACCGTGAAGCGGCGTATGTGTTTACTCTGTTCGCCTTGCTCGGGATCACGCTGGGCACCTTGTATCAAAAGCGTTTCTGTCAGGGCGTCGACCTCATTGGCGGGGCGGTATGGCAATATGTGGCGGCAGCCCTGTTGTTTGCGCCGGTCGCGCTGTTGACCGAGAGCCGGGTGGTGCAATGGACGCCTGAATTTATCTTCGCTCTGGTCTGGCTGGTGGTCGTACTGTCCGGGGTCGCCATTTTGCTGCTGTTGTATATGGTGAAACATGGCGAGTCGGCCAAAGTTGCCTCAACGTTTTACCTGGCCCCCCCGATGACTGCATTTCAGGCCTGGCTGATGTTCGATGAGTCGTTTGACCAGATAGGCGCAGTGGGTTTCCTGCTGGCAGCGATTGCTGTGTATCTGGTCATCCGGCAGCCGAAAAAGTCAGCACAGTCGATGCCTGAGCTGCAAACACAGCGTTAATAATTGGGTGGAAATTGAGGCTAAGTTACCAAGTCGCGCCCGATTTGCCGGAGAACTGAGCACTTGGTCACTTAGGGTATTTACAGCCCGAACCGGGCTGTGTATCATGCGCCTCACTTACGGAGAGATGGCTGAGTGGTTGAAAGCACCGGTCTTGAAAACCGGCATACGTTTATAGCGTATCTAGGGTTCAAATCCCTATCTCTCCGCCACATTCGAAAAAACCGCTGATAATTCAGCGGTTTTTTTATGCCTGAAATTTGTGATGATGAGATAGGGTGAAGAACCATAGACAGGGTTCAGCCGAGCGAAGCGAGACAACGTTGCCGGCCGAAGGCGTTTTTGGCAACGGCCCGGAGGGCGCAGTAAATCCCTATCTCTCCGCCACATTGAAACCCCAGCCACTGTGCTGGGGTTTTCGTTTCTGGAGTTTGGTCGTGTTTATCGGGATTTGAAAATCCCCCCATACCTAGAGCGCTCCGCCACATTCGAAGCCCTATCGTCAGACAGGGCTTTTCTCTTTTTAGGGCGTCTTCTGCCTCTCGCGACACCTCTTGATACCTATCTTTCCTTGATGTTGTCGTGTGGCGTCTCACTGACAATACACAATGTCGGCCAATTACTCGTGAAGCTGTTCTTTGTTCAATCATTGATTGAATATATGCATGAAGTTGTATTGAATGGGGGCCTTAACGGAGTCGTTTTCCGTTGCGATGCGAAATGGTAAGTTGCAGGAGATGACATGGAAATTGTTGAGGCGAATGAATCAATTCGAGGTGCTTTGAATCAGTTTTATCGTGAGCAGGGTTATTACAGTGGCTGGAGTCATGATGAACGAGCATTTATTGCAACAAAGAATGATGAAATTATCGGTTCTGTGAAAGTTGAATCCTGCCATGGCATTTCAATTTTGCGTGGAATGTACATCGCCGAAAAATATCAAGGGAAAGGACTGGGCTCTGACTTCATCAACCATATCGAGCCAATATTGAATGAAACCCTCTCATATTGTATGCCACTGTCTCATCTTGGTGCATTTTATGGGCAGATTGGGTTTGAAGTGATTTATCCAGACCAATTGCCAGGCTTTCTTATTCAGAGATATCGAGGTTATGAAAATCGGGGTTACCGGATCATCGCCATGCGTCGAGAGAAAAGTTGTTCACTATCGTCATGACAGTCATTTTGGGCGCTGAATCAGTTTAAAGGGAATTCAGGAGAAAATGCAGATGGAAATTGTATTTGTACGGCACGGTGTTCCCGATTACGCACTGGCCGATGAAAGAAAAATGTCGCAGTTGGAAAAGGATTATGCGCCACTGCGCCGGGACTACATTCGCGATATCAAAGTGCTCGCGAGTGATCTCGTCTTCAATGGGTCAACAGTCATCGTTTCGTCGCCATATACCAGAGCACTGCAAACCGCAGAAATTTTAAATCGGCAGTTTCAACTCGATTTGTTTATAGAGCATGATTTACGTGAGTGGCAGGCGGATGTTTCCGGAGGCTATATTGATCTCGAGGAGCGCGACAGGCGTTGGTTCGAATATCGCGCTCACCTCAAACAAGGTACTGTGCCTGAGGACGTCCGTTATGAACAACACGAACAACTCCGAACCAGAACGCTACGTGTACTCGGTCAGTATCTTGGTTATAAAAAGGTGATTGTTGTGTCGCATTTTAATGTGCTGGAGAGCCTGTTGGGTTTTCAGGAAAAAGGAATTGGTAGTGGTCAGTACCAATACTTCAGTTATGAGCGCGCAATCGCAGGCTGCAGTAGGCGGGAGAGATCGTGAAATAAGAGGGGGGGGTAGCTTGAATGCAATCTGTCAGTATTGTTTCCTCGATGTAACTCAACCCGACAGGCTTTCAAGCATTGGTTATGTCCCATGGCTGCTTAGCGTAAAACTTACGCAAATTTCGTTCCTCTTATTTTGAATGAGTTGTCTAAGCATGCTCAGCCGTGTGGGCAGGGTGAGAGCGTGAGTTAACAAGTTGTAAAACCTCCACATGAAAAGCATGTTGGGATCTACAAAAAGAGTAATTTTTAACCACTTCCCACAGGTGTAAAATGTATGAAGTGTCTAATAATTACTCAACCAGTCCGAGGGAATTTACGGGTATTCAAAAAGTGAACATACGTGCTCTCACCCTGGCCGTGTGGGTCTTC
Above is a window of Photobacterium sp. TY1-4 DNA encoding:
- a CDS encoding GNAT family N-acetyltransferase, whose translation is MEIVEANESIRGALNQFYREQGYYSGWSHDERAFIATKNDEIIGSVKVESCHGISILRGMYIAEKYQGKGLGSDFINHIEPILNETLSYCMPLSHLGAFYGQIGFEVIYPDQLPGFLIQRYRGYENRGYRIIAMRREKSCSLSS
- a CDS encoding DMT family transporter; the encoded protein is MATRFIPFIFVILWSSGFIGARYGLPYAEPATFLELRMLANIAMFLILAAVLRARLPTGKALGHSMVAGLLIHGFYLGGTYQAISLGMPAGLCSLLVGLQPIITAVLMVGIYKTQMRLMQWLGLALGFIGISLVLQGNMVWQQEGHREAAYVFTLFALLGITLGTLYQKRFCQGVDLIGGAVWQYVAAALLFAPVALLTESRVVQWTPEFIFALVWLVVVLSGVAILLLLYMVKHGESAKVASTFYLAPPMTAFQAWLMFDESFDQIGAVGFLLAAIAVYLVIRQPKKSAQSMPELQTQR
- a CDS encoding histidine phosphatase family protein, which produces MEIVFVRHGVPDYALADERKMSQLEKDYAPLRRDYIRDIKVLASDLVFNGSTVIVSSPYTRALQTAEILNRQFQLDLFIEHDLREWQADVSGGYIDLEERDRRWFEYRAHLKQGTVPEDVRYEQHEQLRTRTLRVLGQYLGYKKVIVVSHFNVLESLLGFQEKGIGSGQYQYFSYERAIAGCSRRERS